A stretch of the Rhinoderma darwinii isolate aRhiDar2 chromosome 3, aRhiDar2.hap1, whole genome shotgun sequence genome encodes the following:
- the LOC142750572 gene encoding extracellular calcium-sensing receptor-like produces the protein MIYAIEEINGNDLLLPNITLGFQLFDTCAHMSRALWETFISLTGADKSIPNFQYEEMVPLAIIGDPLSLLSIAMAAILGVYRYPQVSYAASINSLSDRSLYPSFFRTVPSDDKQSQALAKLVSFMGWKWVGLLSLNNDYGILGSQILKDKLQKLGVCIAYHETFGQGTSFAKLQAIANIIVQSSAKVIILFSRDPQINQLMELLLERKDVERVWLASNGWSNSPLLSIARYSRLLTGTIGFILHEVDMLGFKEFLLGLHPSALLPQDIFIEKFWELVLDCRWPNSPSSEDNKTRWCTGEEKLQSYMNSKYVYNFNDFRMPYTVYNAVYSVAHAIHNLIFPCALDQKSTTHEKCGDLANIKPWQVFHHLKRVYLKNRMGEEMFFDANGNPPTDYDILNWHRNSDGAIKLVTIGRYNLRETKENELSINITAIRWITSGKEVPSSVCSESCSPGFRKAAREGQPICCYDCVPCSEGEISNQTDSSNCFPCAVERWPNNNKTMCLPKDIEFLSYWEPLGVILTATVVFCTFTSLGVLCLFVKYRETAIVKANNSDLSYCLLVSLFLSFLCSLLFIGEPKRITCLFRQAAFGVIFVVCVSCIFAKTLMVIIAFRATKPGSNMRKWLGPKVPAVVIVICTCIQVSICVSWILFCPPFPEKNFKTKAGVIIFQCNECSDVLLWSMLGYMAFLAGVSFIVAFLARNLPDSFNEAKWITFSMVIFLSVWISFVPAYLSTQGKFMVAVEVFGIISSSAGILSCFFFPKCYIILLRPDLNTRQSLLAKATPQKT, from the exons ATGATTTATGCCATTGAGGAGATAAACGGCAATGACCTCCTTCTCCCTAACATCACGCTAGGTTTTCAATTGTTTGATACCTGTGCGCACATGTCCCGTGCTCTCTGGGAGACATTTATTTCCTTAACAGGAGCCGACAAGTCCATTCCAAACTTTCAGTATGAGGAGATGGTGCCTCTTGCCATCATTGGAGACCCATTATCACTTCTCTCCATAGCAATGGCTGCAATATTGGGTGTCTACAGGTATCCGCAG GTCAGCTATGCCGCATCTATAAATTCACTGAGTGATCGTTCGTTATACCCATCATTTTTTCGTACTGTTCCCAGTGATGATAAACAGTCACAGGCCTTGGCCAAATTGGTCTCATTCATGGGCTGGAAGTGGGTTGGGTTGCTGTCTCTCAATAATGACTATGGAATTCTGGGATCACAAATCCTCAAagacaaactgcagaaattgggTGTGTGCATTGCTTACCATGAGACATTTGGACAAGGGACTTCTTTTGCAAAACTCCAGGCCATAGCAAACATTATAGTACAGTCCTCGGCAAAGGTTATCATATTGTTCTCCAGAGACCCTCAGATAAACCAGCTGATGGAATTGCTTCTTGAGAGAAAGGATGTGGAGAGAGTCTGGCTCGCCAGTAATGGCTGGTCAAACTCACCGTTGTTGTCCATAGCAAGATACAGTCGTTTATTGACGGGAACTATTGGCTTTATATTACATGAAGTAGATATGCTAGGGTTTAAAGAATTTCTACTGGGACTTCATCCATCTGCCTTACTCCCTCAAGATATATTCATAGAGAAATTCTGGGAGTTAGTTCTAGACTGCCGCTGGCCAAATAGTCCTTCTAGTGAAGACAATAAGACACGGTGGTGCACAGGAGAGGAAAAACTCCAATCATACATGAACAGCAAGTATGTCTATAATTTCAATGACTTCCGgatgccatatacagtatataatgcagTATACTCAGTAGCTCATGCCATCCATAATTTAATCTTCCCCTGTGCTCTGGACCAGAAATCCACCACACATGAAAAATGTGGAGACCTGGCCAACATAAAGCCATGGCAG GTTTTCCACCACCTGAAGCGAGTCTATCTCAAAAACAGAATGGGAGAAGAGATGTTTTTCGATGCCAATGGAAATCCACCAACGGACTATGACATATTAAACTGGCACAGGAACTCAGATGGTGCTATTAAGCTTGTAACAATCGGACGGTACAATTTACGTGAAACAAAAGAAAATGAGTTGAGCATCAATATCACAGCCATCAGATGGATCACTAGTGGTAAAGAG GTCCCTAGCTCAGTATGCAGTGAAAGCTGCTCTCCCGGATTTCGGAAAGCTGCTCGAGAAGGACAACCTATCTGCTGCTATGACTGTGTTCCATGTTCAGAGGGTGAAATATCTAACCAAACAG ATTCGAGCAACTGTTTTCCATGTGCTGTTGAGAGATGGCCCAATAATAATAAAACCATGTGCCTTCCTAAAGACATAGAGTTTCTATCGTACTGGGAACCACTTGGAGTCATCTTAActgccactgttgtcttctgcacCTTCACCTCCCTTGGTGTCTTGTGTTTGTTTGTCAAATACAGAGAAACCGCCATTGTCAAAGCCAATAACAGTGATCTCTCCTACTGCCTCCTCGTCTCGCTGTTCTTGAGTTTCCTCTGCTCTCTACTTTTTATTGGAGAACCTAAAAGAATAACTTGTCTCTTCCGTCAAGCAGCTTTCGGAGTCATCTTTGTTGTTTGTGTTTCATGCATATTCGCTAAAACTCTGATGGTTATTATAGCTTTCCGAGCAACCAAACCTGGAAGCAATATGAGGAAATGGTTAGGACCAAAAGTTCCTGCTGTAGTCATTGTGATCTGTACCTGTATACAGGTTTCCATCTGTGTGTCCTGGATTCTGTTTTGCCCTCCATTCCCAGAGAAGAACTTTAAGACAAAAGCTGGAGTCATCATCTTTCAGTGCAATGAATGTTCAGACGTCTTATTGTGGTCCATGCTCGGGTATATGGCATTTCTTGCCGGTGTCAGTTTCATAGTTGCATTTCTGGCCAGGAACTTACCAGACAGTTTTAACGAGGCCAAGTGGATCACTTTTTCTATGGTGATATTCTTAAGTGTCTGGATCTCTTTTGTCCCAGCCTATCTCAGCACTCAGGGAAAGTTCATGGTGGCTGTTGAGGTGTTTGGAATCATTTCCTCTAGTGCTGGAATCTtaagttgctttttttttcccaaatgctatattatattattaagacCTGATCTCAACACTCGCCAGAGCCTCCTGGCTAAAGCCACCCCCCAGAAGACCTAG